The sequence below is a genomic window from Methylotuvimicrobium alcaliphilum 20Z.
AACAAGATGGTGGTGGTATTTTGTTCCGCGCTTACCTCGGCAATCATCGGCATGCGTCTTAGTTTGAGAGCAAGGGGATTTTCGGAAATTTGGCGAGCGCCATCGGCCGTAGCATAGATCTTTGGGTTGTTCCTCGTAACCATACAAACTAGCGAATTGGTTAGCTGTACGAAATGTTTTCGCCGACTTCAAAACTGGTCTATATGCTGTTGCAACAGTTTTTTCACATGAGCGGACTTTATCAAGTCAAAATAGGTAAGCAACTTTTCCTTGTCCCGCAGGTCGTCCGCATTTAATTCCCACAAGGCTTTTAAATCGTCCTTAATTTCCTCGGCGACCCGTTTATAGTCCGCTATCACGTTGTACCTGGAATTAACTAAATCGATCAGGGTTACTTCATTAACCTGGAAATCTTTGCACAGGCTTTGTATGTTTTCCTCGAGAATTTCAAGCGCCTCATGCTTGTCCAATGCAAGGCAAAGAACATTTTCATAAGTGACTTTCAAATTATAAAAGCTAAGCGCTGTTTCGCTTTCATTTAAATATTCTTGAAGTTCATTTTTCAGCAAATCGAAAAGTTGGATTTTTTCATGCAGGGATAGCATGGAGACGTCGGGAAGCTTAGTCATAAAATATCTGGTAATTTGTAAATTTAAAACGGAAAGGTAAGTCCTGAAATCACAGGAGCTAAAAAACTTTCTTCCTGATCTTATCGATAACTGAACGGTCAAACCGATCTGGAAAGGCTATCCATTTAGCGCCTTTGGCCTGGTAAAAAACATAACGTCAGCTATCAAGAGTAGCGAATTCACAGTCACGACTACGCGCCGGCTGGAGCGTCTTGTTGTGCGGTTGAACGCGCTTGCTGTAAACAAACTCAGGATCAAGATCTACTCCGATATTCAACTCTATGGCGTCAAAAGACACGCGAATAATGATGCAATAGCAGCGATGGTATTTTGCTTGTCAATACCTGATGTCAAATACCCGAAAATGGAAATACCAATAAATCAGCTCTTTTTTTGCCTAGGCTTCAATACGCCTTCGCAATCGATACTGACTCGGAAAACATTCTCTCCCAAATGTAACGCGGTTAGTGCGCCGCCCCAGAGACAGCCTGTGTCGATGCAATAACAATTGTTACCCCGATAGTAACCGAGCGAGGACCAATGCCCGAATACGATGCGCAGGTCGGCATTTTTACGGTTGGGTATTTCAAACCAAGGTTTTAAATTCTTAGACTGGGTTCCAGGCGGCCCGTTATGAATAAAATCGAGTTTGCCGTTATCATCGCAATAGCGCATGCGCGTAAAACAATTGATAATAAAACGTAGCCGCTCGACGCCTTTTAATTGAGGCGACCATAGGTTCGGTTTGTTGCCGTACATGTCTTTGAGAAAATCGGCATAATTGAAATCTTGTAGTGCATTTTCCGCCAGAGCGGCCATTTCGCGGGTCGTGTCGAAGTCCCATTGCGGGGGCAGGCCGGCATGCACGAGACAAAAGTCGTCATTGTAGTGAAACAGCGGCCGATGTCTGAGCCAATCGAGCAGTTCGTCTCGGTCCGGCGCCTCGAGGATTTCGCTCAGCGAGTCTTTTTTGCGCTCGGATCTAATCGAACAAGCCGTGGCGAGCAAGTGTAAATCATGATTGCCCAGTACGGTCACGGCCGAGGAACCAAGCGATCTTACGAAACGTAGGGTTTCCAGCGATTTCGGCCCGCGGTTGACCAAGTCGCCCGCAAACCAGATTTGATCGGTGTTTTCATTGAATCGAAGCGCATCCAATAGTCTGAGCAAATCGTCGTAGCAACCTTGAATATCGCCAATCGCATAAATGGACATGGTTAGTGTAAGGTTCTAGGAATCGACAGCGTGAACTTAGGGATATAAGCTTCAAAATCCTCGCCGTCATCGGAGCGCATCGAATATTTGCCTTGCATCACGCCTACCGGCGTTTCGATCATTGCGCCGCTGGTATAACGAAATGATTCGCCGGGTTTGAGATAGGGTTGTTCGCCGATGACGCCTTCGCCCGTAACCTCTTGTACTTTGCCGTTGGCATCGGTAATCAACCAATGCCGAGTCAATAATTTCGCCGGAATCATGCCGGCATTGGTGATCGTAATCGTATAGGCGAAGACGTAACGTCCTTCTTCCGGGTATGATTGCGTTTCGATGAAATGAGGGGTAGCCTCGATCATGATTTTATTTTTTGTGCTCATCGACGATGGTATAAATTATGAATGCTAAATTGATTAGTATTTCAACTTAACTCGGTTTTAAACGCAAGCAACTATTCAAAATGAGATTCGACAGAGCGTTTCCAATTCTATTGCTTTTGTTGCCTTTGAACGTTTACGCGGCAAGTGCCGTTGATTTGTTTTCCGCCTCGGTCGGCGGTAATCAAGCCCGAGTCGAAGCGCTTCTGGCTCAAGGCCTCAATGTTAATAGCGCAACTCCCGGCGGGCGCACCGCATTGATGGGCGCGAGTTTCGGCGGTAATGCGCGGATTGCGCAAACTCTCTTGGCTTACGGCGCCGATGTGAATATGGCCGATAATACCGGGACGACGGCGTTGATGGATGCATTGATGTTCAGTCATGAAAATATCGTTAACTTGTTGATAACGGCAGGCGCCGATGTCAATGCCAAAGACAATCAAAATATAACGGTATTGGGTCGAGCGAAAAAAGTCGGTAATGAGCGCATCATCAAAATCCTCGAGCAAGCAGGCGCTCAGGAAGCGCCGGAAGTCGAAGAAACGGAGCCTGTGGAGGAAGAAGGCGAAGCCCCTGCAGAAGAACAAGAAAAGCCTGAAGAATAGGGAGGGGACCCTCTGTGTCAATATACCTGAGACACCGCCCCATGCATTAATTAGGGAACATTTTCGGAGAAAATCTCATGACTGACACAACCGTACAAGCTATTCCTCATGCCGCGGCGAACGCGGAGGACACGCAAGACGCCCGTAGGGCGGCTGAAGTGTCCTCCGCGTTCGCCGCGGAACCTTCCCGCATCACCAGCGAAGTGCTTGAAAAGGCCGCCCGCCGGACGTTTACCGCCGAATACAAAGAGCGCATCTTGACCCAGGCTGATGCGTGTAGCGAACCGGGCTGCATCGGCAAGTTGCTGCGCACAGAGGGATTATATTCCTCACATCTCAGCAAATGGCGCAGCGAACGTGAGCAGGCCATCCGCGCCGGTCTATCCAAGCCGCGTGGCCGCAAACCTTCGGACAAGAATCCGTTAGCCGCTGAAAATGCTCGTCTGCAAGCCGAAATTCAGCGTTTGCAGGCATGCCTAACACAGGCGGAGGCTATCATCGATGTCCAAAAAAAACTTTCGCAACTGCTGGGCTTGTGCGAGATTCCAGCCCACACCGGGAGAGCATCATGAAGGCCACGCTTGAACTCAGCCGTGAGGTTGGCGTTAAGGCCGCCTGCGAGGCGCTCAACTTCAACCGTGCCTCGTTTTATCGCGCACAACAAGATCGCTCTTCGTGGCCGGTCGAACGTCCGCGCCCGCCGCTGGCACTGAGTACGGACGAAGAGCTACACGTCCTGGCGCATCTGCACAGCGAGCGTTTCATGGATTGCTCGCCTTATCAGGTCTATGCGGCGCTGCTCGACGAGGGCGTTTACCTGTGCTCCATCAGCACCCTCTATCGCATCCTGGTGCGCCACCAGGAAGTGCGCGAGCGCCGCAACCAGCTTCGTCGTCCCAACTACACCAAGCCCGAGTTACTCGCCACTGCGCCCAACCAAGTATGGTCATGGGATATCACCAAACTCAAAGGCCCGGCCAAATGGACGTATTTCTACCTCTACGTCATTATCGACATTTTCAGCCGCTGCGTGGTCGGCTGGATGGTAGCGCACCGCGAATCCACCGAGCTGGCTAAGCGACTGATTGGCGAAAGCTGTACTCGGCAAACTATCCGTGAAGGCCAATTGACTATTCACGCCGACCGCGGCAGCAGTATGACCTCCAAAGGCGTCGAGCAACTGCTGGCTGACCTGGGCGTGACCAAAACCCATTCACGGCCCCATGTCTCCAACGACAACCCGTATTCCGAGGCGCAGTTCAAGACCTTGAAATACCGACCGGGCTTTCCGGCTCAATTCGGCGCTATCGAAGATGCCAGAAGCTTTTGCGGAACGTTCTTCGACTGGTACAACCATGACCACTATCACTCCGGCATTGCACTGTTAACCCCGGCCAGCGTTCACAGCGGCCAAGCCGTCGAGATAGTTACGCAGCGCACGCAAGTCCTGCATGCCGCATTCGAGCGCAATCCGGAACGCTTCAAAAACCGCCAACCCCATGCCCAAGCCGTACCTGAAGCCGCTTGGATTAACCCGCCCCCTTCACGGACGGCAAATGAGGCTCTCGACCAGGAAAACTAAACTCACAATCTACACTAATTTTTTATTATGGGTGTCTCAAAATCATTGACATATACCGGGAATCGAGATTTTCGTAAGCAATTAAAGCTATACTTCCCTACTAAGGATTTGGTCGTAAATAACTTCCCTATTTTAGGGAGGGTTCGGTTGCTCGATTGGCAGGTGTCGGCGGCAGGGCAGATTTTTGCTCCTGCAAAATCTGCATTCATGCCATCCTTGGCAATCAGTCGCCGCCATCAAGCCTACAAGGAAGTATTCACGGCGTCCTACCAAGCGAGTTACCGAACCCTCAACAAAGCTCATAATTCCAGGGCGTTATTTATCACGAAATCCTAAACCCAAAATCTAAAGGAGCGCGGCATGACCAAAATCCCCGTTAAATCGCCTGTTGTCGAACTGGATGGCGACGAAATGACCCGAATCATTTGGCATTTTATCAAGCAAGAATTGATTCTGCCCTACCTGGACCTGACGATCGATTATTACGATTTGAGTATTCCACAACGCGATGCGACCGACGATCAAATTACAATCGATGCCGCTCATGCCATTAAAAAGCATGGCGTAGGTATTAAATGCGCAACGATTACGCCGGACGAAGGGCGTGTCGAAGAATTCAATCTGAAGAAAATGTATAAATCGCCGAACGGGACGATACGGAATATTCTCGACGGCACAGTGTTCCGAGAGCCGATCATTTGCCGAAACGTACCCCGGTTGGTCCCGAATTGGACGCAACCGATCTGCATCGGCCGTCACGCCTTCGGAGATCAATACCGAGCGACCGATTTTTTAACGAAAGGCAAAGGTACGCTGCGTATAAGCTTTACCCCGGATGACGGCGGCGAAGTTCAGGATTTCGAAGTCTATCATTTCGAAGGCGACGGCGTGGCCTTGGCGATGTACAACACCGACGAGTCGATCGCGGGATTCGCGCGCAGTTGCTTCAATGTCGCATTGGATCGCGGCTGGCCGCTGTACTTGTCGACCAAGAACACGATTCTGAAAAAATACGACGGGCGCTTCAAGGACATTTTCGAAGCGGTCTATCAGGCCGAATACAAGAATCGTTTCGCCGAGCAAGGCATAACTTACGAACATAAATTGATCGACGATATGGTCGCATCGGCATTGAAATGGAACGGCGCATTCGTCTGGGCCTGCAAGAATTACGACGGCGACGTGCAATCCGATACGGTCGCGCAAGGTTTCGGTTCGTTGGGACTAATGACTTCGACCCTAGTGACGCCGGACGGTCAAACCATGGAGGCCGAAGCCGCTCACGGCACCGTCACGCGGCATTACCGTATGCACCAACAAGGCAAGAAGACCTCGACCAATCCAATCGCATCGATTTTCGCCTGGACGCGGGGCCTTGCGTTTCGCGGCAAGCTGGACGGCAATCAGGCCTTGATCGATTTTTGCGACACGCTTGAGAAAGTTTGCGTCGAAACCGTCGAAGCAGGGCAAATGACCAAAGACCTGGCCTTGTGTATTCACGGAGACGACCTGAACGACTCGCATTATTTAACTACCGAAGACTTTTTAAACGTGTTGCGAACGAATCTGGAGCAGCGCCTGACAACATGAGTCGATCGGCACTCATTAGCCTTGCGGTGATGGGCGTTATCGTCGGCGCTTATTATTACGCGAAACGGCCCAAGCCGGTCGAAGTCGAGGTTTATGTTTTGACCGACGGAGAGGTCAAGGCGACCGTGTCGAATACCCGCGTCGGCACCGTCAAGGCTTGCCGTAGATCCTATTTGGCTCCGGCTACCGGCGGCCAGGTGGCGGCATTGCATGTCGCGGAAGGCGATGGCGTCAAAAGAAATCAATTGTTGCTCGAAATCTGGAACGAAGATTTGAAGGCGCAAGTCGAGCTTCAATCGGCACAAATCAAAGTCAATCGAGCCAATGCCGAACAAATTTGCGAGCTCGCCGCAGGCGCCGGACGAGAGGCCGACCGACTGGTTAAATTGCAAAAAAGCAAACAATTCGTTTCGGTCGATATGGTTGACAAGGCCGTGACTCAGGCCAAGGCGCAACAAGCCAGTTGTCGGTCTGCCCGCATTAACGTTGAGGTCGGTATTGCGAATTTGAATGTTGCCAAGGCCGCCGTCGAACGCACGATGATACGCGCGCCGTTCGACGGTGTCGTCGCCGAAGTCAACGCCGAAGTGGGCGAATTCGTCACGCCGTCGCCGCCCGGCATTCTCACATTGCCGCCGATCGATTTGCTGGATCTCAGTTGTTTGTTTGTCTCGGCGCCGATCGATGAAGTCGATGCCGCACAGATCAGAACCGGGATGCAAGCTTGCGTGTCGCTCGATGCGTTTAGCGGAGAGCGTTGTTCCGGCAAAGTATCGCGCATCGCACCTTATGTCTTGGAAAAGGAAAAACAGGCGCGCACCGTCGAAATCGAAGTCATGTTAACGGACCCGAAGGACCTTGAAGGTTTGATGCCCGGTTACAGCGCCGATGTCGAAGTATTGTTGGCGCGCAAGGACAGCGCCTTGAGACTGCCTGCCGAAGCGATTCTAGGTACCGAGCGGGTTCTGTTGATCGGAGCCGACGGCGTTCTTGAAGAGCGCCGCTTCGAACCGGGCTTGGCGAATTGGAATTTTACCGAAGTCGTGTCGGGGCTCGACAAGGGCGATCGGGTCGTGTTCTCGGTAGGCCAGGAAGGTATCGAGGCAGGCGTTGCGGTGCGCGAAAAGTAATGATTCGCCTGGAAGACATTCACCGGTATTTTCAAGTCGGGGAACAGTCGGTGCATGCCCTCGACGATATCGACCTGACCATTGCGCACGGCGAATATCTATCGGTGATGGGGCCGTCGGGTTCCGGAAAGTCGACTTTATTGAATGTGATCGCGCTGCTGGATCAGCCTAGTTCCGGGCACTATTTTTTAAATGACAGGGATATTACACAGTACAGTGATGACGAATTGGCCAAGGTGCGCCGCGAAAATATCGGCTTCGTGTTCCAATTTTTTCATTTGATCCCTCGCCTGACCGCCGCCGAAAATGTCGAAATGCCGATGATGCTGGCCGGAATCGACCGCAAGGAACGGCAACAGCGAATCGAAACAGCCTTGAAGCAAGTCGGTTTATCCGATCGAGCCGGCCATAGGCCCGATCAATTATCCGGCGGCCAGTTGCAGCGCGTCGCGATCGCCCGAGCGATGATCATGAATCCCGGTATTCTGCTAGCCGACGAGCCGACCGGCAATCTCGACAGCAAATCGGGCGCCGAAATCATCGATCTATTGGAGCGTCTTAACGAGCAAGGCGTGACCTTGGTGGTGATCACGCACGACCCGGCGATCGGCGAGCGGGCCAAACGCAAGATTCGTATCGTGGACGGCAAAATCGAAGCTGAAACATGAACCGTGACTTTATCGGGTCATATCATTCCGGAACCAGCCAATCGACAGACCAAGTCCCCATACCATCCGTAAGCCTATCGTTCAGCCAAGGCATTAATTCCCGGGCCTGGCTTTCCAATTGCCAAGGCGGATTGATGAACAACAAGCCCGATCCGGTCATACCCAATTCTTCGCTGTCCGGAAGAATACAGTGTTCGATTCGCAATTGTTTTTTGATACCGGTCTCGACGAGTGCGGCCATTAGATTA
It includes:
- a CDS encoding ankyrin repeat domain-containing protein, whose protein sequence is MRFDRAFPILLLLLPLNVYAASAVDLFSASVGGNQARVEALLAQGLNVNSATPGGRTALMGASFGGNARIAQTLLAYGADVNMADNTGTTALMDALMFSHENIVNLLITAGADVNAKDNQNITVLGRAKKVGNERIIKILEQAGAQEAPEVEETEPVEEEGEAPAEEQEKPEE
- a CDS encoding ABC transporter ATP-binding protein, whose amino-acid sequence is MIRLEDIHRYFQVGEQSVHALDDIDLTIAHGEYLSVMGPSGSGKSTLLNVIALLDQPSSGHYFLNDRDITQYSDDELAKVRRENIGFVFQFFHLIPRLTAAENVEMPMMLAGIDRKERQQRIETALKQVGLSDRAGHRPDQLSGGQLQRVAIARAMIMNPGILLADEPTGNLDSKSGAEIIDLLERLNEQGVTLVVITHDPAIGERAKRKIRIVDGKIEAET
- a CDS encoding symmetrical bis(5'-nucleosyl)-tetraphosphatase, with the protein product MSIYAIGDIQGCYDDLLRLLDALRFNENTDQIWFAGDLVNRGPKSLETLRFVRSLGSSAVTVLGNHDLHLLATACSIRSERKKDSLSEILEAPDRDELLDWLRHRPLFHYNDDFCLVHAGLPPQWDFDTTREMAALAENALQDFNYADFLKDMYGNKPNLWSPQLKGVERLRFIINCFTRMRYCDDNGKLDFIHNGPPGTQSKNLKPWFEIPNRKNADLRIVFGHWSSLGYYRGNNCYCIDTGCLWGGALTALHLGENVFRVSIDCEGVLKPRQKKS
- a CDS encoding efflux RND transporter periplasmic adaptor subunit, producing the protein MSRSALISLAVMGVIVGAYYYAKRPKPVEVEVYVLTDGEVKATVSNTRVGTVKACRRSYLAPATGGQVAALHVAEGDGVKRNQLLLEIWNEDLKAQVELQSAQIKVNRANAEQICELAAGAGREADRLVKLQKSKQFVSVDMVDKAVTQAKAQQASCRSARINVEVGIANLNVAKAAVERTMIRAPFDGVVAEVNAEVGEFVTPSPPGILTLPPIDLLDLSCLFVSAPIDEVDAAQIRTGMQACVSLDAFSGERCSGKVSRIAPYVLEKEKQARTVEIEVMLTDPKDLEGLMPGYSADVEVLLARKDSALRLPAEAILGTERVLLIGADGVLEERRFEPGLANWNFTEVVSGLDKGDRVVFSVGQEGIEAGVAVREK
- a CDS encoding IS3 family transposase (programmed frameshift) encodes the protein MTDTTVQAIPHAAANAEDTQDARRAAEVSSAFAAEPSRITSEVLEKAARRTFTAEYKERILTQADACSEPGCIGKLLRTEGLYSSHLSKWRSEREQAIRAGLSKPRGRKPSDKNPLAAENARLQAEIQRLQACLTQAEAIIDVQKKPFATAGLVRDSSPHRESIMKATLELSREVGVKAACEALNFNRASFYRAQQDRSSWPVERPRPPLALSTDEELHVLAHLHSERFMDCSPYQVYAALLDEGVYLCSISTLYRILVRHQEVRERRNQLRRPNYTKPELLATAPNQVWSWDITKLKGPAKWTYFYLYVIIDIFSRCVVGWMVAHRESTELAKRLIGESCTRQTIREGQLTIHADRGSSMTSKGVEQLLADLGVTKTHSRPHVSNDNPYSEAQFKTLKYRPGFPAQFGAIEDARSFCGTFFDWYNHDHYHSGIALLTPASVHSGQAVEIVTQRTQVLHAAFERNPERFKNRQPHAQAVPEAAWINPPPSRTANEALDQEN
- the apaG gene encoding Co2+/Mg2+ efflux protein ApaG; the protein is MIEATPHFIETQSYPEEGRYVFAYTITITNAGMIPAKLLTRHWLITDANGKVQEVTGEGVIGEQPYLKPGESFRYTSGAMIETPVGVMQGKYSMRSDDGEDFEAYIPKFTLSIPRTLH
- a CDS encoding NADP-dependent isocitrate dehydrogenase, which produces MTKIPVKSPVVELDGDEMTRIIWHFIKQELILPYLDLTIDYYDLSIPQRDATDDQITIDAAHAIKKHGVGIKCATITPDEGRVEEFNLKKMYKSPNGTIRNILDGTVFREPIICRNVPRLVPNWTQPICIGRHAFGDQYRATDFLTKGKGTLRISFTPDDGGEVQDFEVYHFEGDGVALAMYNTDESIAGFARSCFNVALDRGWPLYLSTKNTILKKYDGRFKDIFEAVYQAEYKNRFAEQGITYEHKLIDDMVASALKWNGAFVWACKNYDGDVQSDTVAQGFGSLGLMTSTLVTPDGQTMEAEAAHGTVTRHYRMHQQGKKTSTNPIASIFAWTRGLAFRGKLDGNQALIDFCDTLEKVCVETVEAGQMTKDLALCIHGDDLNDSHYLTTEDFLNVLRTNLEQRLTT